From Vibrio aerogenes, a single genomic window includes:
- a CDS encoding DUF2797 domain-containing protein: protein MSSVIQGVLSKLHSTPDSPVQYQLPVGDALLPLNPLIGKELTLIYSGNIYCSSCGKKTKKSYAQGHCYVCMTKLASCDMCIMKPETCHFEQGTCREPDWAESHCMVDHYVYLSNTSSLKVGITRYSQIPVRWIDQGATQGLPLFKVKTRHISGLIEVELAKHIADKTNWRAILKGDNDPIPLKEMAKELLPEVEETIVAIREKYGEDAVETLDSSITDIRFPVNNHPTKIVSHNFDKNPEVSGILQGIKGQYLIFDTGVINIRKFTSYEVEVHSS, encoded by the coding sequence ATGTCTTCTGTGATTCAAGGTGTATTAAGTAAACTGCATTCAACACCAGACAGTCCTGTTCAATATCAGCTCCCCGTTGGTGATGCTCTGTTACCTCTCAATCCGCTGATTGGCAAGGAACTGACTCTGATCTATTCAGGAAATATTTATTGCAGCTCATGCGGAAAAAAAACCAAAAAAAGTTATGCTCAGGGGCATTGCTATGTCTGTATGACAAAGCTGGCCAGTTGTGACATGTGTATTATGAAACCGGAAACCTGTCATTTTGAACAGGGAACCTGCCGGGAGCCAGACTGGGCAGAATCGCATTGTATGGTTGACCACTATGTTTATCTGTCCAATACCTCCAGCCTGAAAGTTGGCATTACCCGCTACTCTCAAATACCTGTCAGGTGGATCGATCAAGGGGCGACACAGGGGCTACCACTGTTTAAAGTCAAAACCCGACATATATCAGGGCTCATTGAAGTTGAACTGGCAAAACATATTGCAGATAAAACCAACTGGCGGGCAATTTTAAAAGGAGACAATGACCCAATTCCCTTAAAAGAAATGGCTAAAGAACTGCTTCCGGAAGTTGAAGAGACTATCGTAGCAATCAGAGAAAAGTATGGTGAAGATGCTGTCGAAACGCTTGATTCATCCATTACAGATATCCGGTTTCCCGTGAACAACCATCCGACCAAAATTGTTTCTCACAATTTTGATAAAAACCCGGAAGTATCGGGCATCTTGCAGGGAATCAAAGGCCAGTACCTGATCTTTGATACGGGTGTGATTAATATCCGGAAATTCACATCTTACGAAGTTGAAGTTCACTCCTCCTGA